A part of Pararoseomonas sp. SCSIO 73927 genomic DNA contains:
- a CDS encoding GDSL-type esterase/lipase family protein: protein MRGRPERRGGRAAGRPRGRTRLLKAVGAGGIALASLLAGLFLAGAPSPALAQREPACPNLPVRNPMPREATPENLPEPYWRARTAELSRVAGRGMGWAQMIFIGDSITQFWDPPVWEARFGSRGAANFGVGGDFTQGVLWRLQEGGQWPATLRPRVAVLLIGTNNATYNNPPEDTALGIAEIVRLIRGRAPATRILLLGILPRGADASDPARALNQRVNALIAPCADNSSVFYADLGGALVDSAGRPLPGVLTDGLHLSPDGYARLGAVLEPRVNALLGR from the coding sequence ATGCGAGGGCGGCCTGAGCGGAGGGGTGGACGGGCGGCAGGGCGGCCGCGTGGCCGGACGCGGCTGCTGAAGGCGGTGGGTGCCGGGGGCATCGCGCTCGCCTCCCTGCTGGCGGGCCTCTTCCTCGCCGGCGCGCCCAGCCCGGCCCTGGCGCAGCGGGAGCCCGCCTGCCCCAACCTTCCCGTCCGCAACCCCATGCCCCGGGAGGCGACGCCGGAGAACCTCCCCGAGCCCTACTGGCGGGCCCGCACGGCGGAGCTGAGCCGTGTCGCCGGCCGCGGCATGGGCTGGGCGCAGATGATCTTCATCGGCGACTCCATCACCCAGTTCTGGGACCCGCCGGTCTGGGAGGCGAGGTTCGGCTCCCGCGGGGCGGCGAATTTCGGGGTCGGCGGGGATTTCACCCAGGGCGTGCTCTGGCGCCTGCAGGAGGGCGGGCAGTGGCCCGCCACCCTCCGCCCGCGGGTGGCCGTGCTGCTCATCGGCACCAACAACGCCACCTACAACAACCCGCCCGAGGACACGGCGCTCGGCATCGCGGAGATCGTCCGGCTGATCCGCGGCCGCGCCCCCGCCACGCGGATCCTGCTGCTCGGCATCCTGCCGCGCGGCGCGGACGCCTCGGACCCCGCGCGCGCGCTGAACCAGCGGGTGAACGCGCTCATCGCGCCCTGCGCGGACAACAGCTCCGTCTTCTACGCCGATCTCGGCGGCGCGCTGGTCGATTCGGCCGGGCGGCCCCTGCCGGGAGTCCTCACGGACGGGCTGCACCTGTCGCCGGACGGCTACGCCAGGCTCGGCGCGGTGCTGGAGCCGCGGGTGAACGCCCTTCTCGGCCGCTGA
- a CDS encoding glycosyltransferase, with protein sequence MSRPTIMATPGRAAGGPAPSVCVVSHAHPDFSKGGGETAAYRQYQTLAGEGWQASFVAAIELPNGQPPSDRGESFARYGESEYLYAVGGMEDDRLWWRSAEERRALVRLLAGLKADVYHFHHYWRVGLDLVAELAEARPDARMVVTLHEMLAICSHHGQMIRTRSRELCRKETAQRCLQCFPDQTLERLRLRKALMLSGLRRFHHFVYPSYFIAERYRAWGLSPDRATVLENYLGDDLLAQPRPRPDSARLSARFAFFGQPTEFKGLDVLVPAFATAMQEDPSLGLIVYGATEAETLRFFPHLEKAIEAAGDRLTFAGRYDAADVVGLMSSVGWVIMPSIWWENSPVVIQEARRAGTPLIVSGIGGMAEKVQEGVDGLHFRAGSAPDLTRALLQAAEPDTHERLAGSLRDVIGRDEFVGALRAIYGEEELRDARAA encoded by the coding sequence ATGAGCCGCCCCACGATCATGGCCACCCCGGGCCGGGCGGCCGGCGGACCCGCGCCCTCCGTCTGCGTCGTGTCCCACGCGCATCCCGACTTCTCGAAGGGCGGGGGGGAGACGGCCGCCTACCGCCAGTACCAGACCCTGGCGGGGGAGGGTTGGCAGGCAAGCTTCGTCGCGGCGATCGAGCTGCCGAACGGCCAGCCGCCCTCGGATCGCGGGGAGTCCTTCGCCCGCTACGGCGAGAGCGAGTACCTCTACGCCGTGGGGGGCATGGAGGACGACCGGCTGTGGTGGCGCAGCGCCGAGGAGCGCCGCGCGCTGGTGCGGCTGCTCGCCGGGCTGAAGGCCGACGTCTACCATTTCCACCACTACTGGCGCGTGGGGCTGGACCTTGTGGCGGAGCTGGCCGAGGCGCGGCCGGACGCGCGCATGGTGGTGACCCTGCACGAGATGCTGGCCATCTGCAGCCACCACGGCCAGATGATCCGCACCCGCTCCCGCGAGCTGTGCCGGAAGGAGACGGCGCAGCGCTGCCTTCAGTGCTTCCCCGACCAGACGCTGGAGCGGCTGCGGCTGCGCAAGGCGCTGATGCTCTCCGGGCTGCGGCGCTTCCACCACTTCGTCTATCCCAGCTACTTCATCGCCGAGCGCTACCGCGCCTGGGGCCTCTCGCCGGACCGTGCGACGGTGCTGGAGAACTACCTCGGCGACGACCTGCTGGCGCAGCCCCGCCCGCGGCCGGACAGCGCCCGGCTCTCCGCCCGCTTCGCCTTCTTCGGGCAGCCCACGGAGTTCAAGGGCCTGGACGTGCTGGTCCCCGCCTTCGCCACGGCGATGCAGGAGGACCCCTCGCTCGGCCTCATCGTCTACGGCGCGACCGAGGCGGAGACGCTGCGCTTCTTCCCGCACCTGGAGAAGGCGATCGAGGCCGCCGGGGACCGGCTGACCTTCGCCGGTCGCTACGACGCCGCCGACGTGGTGGGGCTGATGTCCTCCGTCGGCTGGGTGATCATGCCCTCCATCTGGTGGGAGAACTCGCCCGTGGTGATCCAGGAGGCCCGGCGGGCCGGCACGCCGCTCATCGTCTCCGGCATCGGCGGCATGGCGGAGAAGGTGCAGGAAGGGGTGGACGGGCTGCATTTCCGCGCCGGCTCCGCCCCGGACCTCACCCGCGCCCTGCTGCAGGCGGCGGAGCCGGACACGCATGAGAGGCTGGCGGGAAGCCTGCGCGACGTGATCGGCCGGGACGAGTTCGTGGGCGCGCTGCGCGCCATCTACGGCGAGGAGGAGCTTCGCGATGCGAGGGCGGCCTGA
- a CDS encoding glycosyltransferase — protein sequence MRCLVISPTPTHPQDAGNRQRIHALLRALQGFGHRVEFAFVRREAVDEAALEAMDRAWDALHLIPYDRSAERRSLGETHALDDWFPPALEEAIAALAGAASYDLVLVEYVFLSRALELFPAGTLRVLDTHDVFTDRHLRLEALGLPIGFFHTTAEEEARGLDRADLVLAIQDDERQVLEAMTRAPVATLGFVPEAAPLPPGAHEGLRIGYFGSGNPLNGHALARFMERLDIAGLRAAGAALHVAGGATRYAGPARPGVVPMGGVGEPADFYAGMDVVVNPHEGGTGLKIKTVEALAHGRPVIGTAEAFRGLGARAAFHAAPDAAATAEHARRWARDPRFRRDVAVESAALAARYAREVRRQLAPFRSREALQALIDRPVALLVTDIPFWREALGNQARISAMLRFLRAEMDVETLFLGPLEPEDEARAAAVLGRRGALIASPGDPAGRQASPVPSHARLTPFERGHFDATHFAALEAALETGRHAAVILEYIRLSYLRHARPAAPLRVLDTHDVMALRVANFEHFGREHFLRIGLLEELGIMDGFEQVLAIQETEHALLGGALPGRSILLPHALPDLPCQNTAPAVRRIVFLGGDSPMNRDGLRWFIEQAWPAVADLGAELHVAGQVCTAFARARVPGLVLHGELESTEAFLDAADIGINPVFYGGGLKIKTVEYLCRGLPAVLTEEGAFGLHGGEGSAYLVGRSRAAYVAHLRALIRDPQLRRRLGEGALQFGRTRFGPAAARAACRTLAALAGSVRPDAAPRPA from the coding sequence ATGCGCTGCCTCGTCATCTCGCCGACGCCGACCCACCCGCAGGATGCCGGCAACCGCCAGCGCATCCACGCCCTCCTCCGGGCACTGCAGGGCTTCGGGCACCGGGTGGAGTTCGCCTTCGTCCGGCGCGAGGCGGTGGACGAGGCGGCCCTGGAGGCGATGGACCGGGCCTGGGACGCACTCCACCTCATCCCCTACGACCGGTCGGCGGAGCGGCGGAGCCTCGGCGAGACCCATGCGCTGGACGACTGGTTCCCGCCGGCGCTGGAGGAGGCGATCGCCGCCCTGGCCGGGGCGGCGTCCTACGACCTCGTCCTCGTCGAGTACGTCTTCCTCAGCCGGGCCCTGGAGCTCTTCCCCGCCGGCACGCTGCGCGTGCTGGACACGCACGACGTCTTCACCGACCGGCACCTGCGCCTGGAGGCGCTCGGCCTGCCCATCGGCTTCTTTCACACCACGGCGGAGGAGGAGGCGCGGGGCCTGGACCGGGCCGACCTCGTGCTCGCTATCCAGGACGACGAGCGCCAGGTCCTCGAGGCGATGACGCGCGCCCCCGTGGCCACCCTCGGCTTCGTACCGGAGGCCGCGCCCCTGCCCCCGGGCGCGCATGAGGGGCTGCGGATCGGCTACTTCGGCAGCGGCAACCCGCTGAACGGGCACGCCCTGGCGCGCTTCATGGAGCGGCTGGACATAGCCGGGCTGCGCGCGGCCGGGGCGGCGCTCCACGTCGCAGGCGGCGCCACCCGTTACGCCGGCCCCGCCCGGCCCGGGGTGGTGCCCATGGGCGGCGTGGGCGAACCGGCCGACTTCTACGCGGGCATGGACGTCGTGGTGAACCCGCACGAGGGCGGCACGGGGCTGAAGATCAAGACCGTGGAGGCGCTGGCCCATGGCCGCCCGGTGATCGGCACGGCGGAGGCCTTCCGGGGCCTCGGCGCCCGCGCCGCCTTCCACGCCGCGCCCGACGCCGCCGCCACGGCGGAACACGCCCGGCGCTGGGCGCGGGACCCGCGCTTCCGCCGCGACGTAGCGGTGGAGAGCGCGGCGCTGGCCGCCCGCTACGCGCGGGAGGTCCGGCGGCAGCTCGCCCCCTTCCGGTCCCGCGAGGCGCTCCAGGCGCTGATCGACCGGCCCGTGGCCCTGCTGGTGACGGATATCCCCTTCTGGCGCGAAGCCCTGGGCAACCAGGCCCGCATCTCCGCCATGCTCCGCTTCCTGCGGGCCGAGATGGACGTGGAGACCCTCTTCCTCGGCCCGCTGGAGCCGGAGGACGAGGCGCGGGCTGCGGCGGTGCTCGGGCGGCGCGGCGCGCTCATCGCCTCGCCCGGCGATCCGGCGGGCCGCCAGGCCTCGCCCGTGCCATCCCATGCGCGGCTCACGCCCTTCGAGCGCGGCCACTTCGACGCCACGCACTTCGCCGCGCTGGAAGCGGCGCTGGAGACGGGGCGCCACGCCGCCGTCATCCTGGAGTACATCCGCCTCTCCTACCTGCGCCACGCCCGCCCGGCGGCGCCGCTGCGGGTGCTGGACACGCACGACGTGATGGCGCTGCGCGTGGCCAATTTCGAGCATTTCGGCCGCGAGCACTTCCTCCGGATCGGCCTGCTGGAGGAGCTCGGCATCATGGACGGCTTCGAGCAGGTCCTCGCCATCCAGGAGACGGAGCACGCGCTGCTCGGCGGCGCCCTGCCCGGGCGCTCCATCCTGCTGCCCCACGCCCTGCCGGACCTGCCCTGCCAGAACACCGCGCCGGCGGTGCGGCGGATCGTCTTCCTCGGCGGGGACAGCCCGATGAACCGCGACGGGCTGCGCTGGTTCATCGAACAGGCCTGGCCCGCCGTCGCGGATCTCGGGGCGGAGCTGCACGTGGCCGGACAGGTCTGCACCGCCTTCGCCCGCGCGCGCGTCCCCGGGCTCGTGCTGCACGGCGAGCTGGAGAGCACCGAAGCCTTCCTCGACGCCGCCGATATCGGCATCAACCCCGTGTTCTACGGCGGCGGGCTGAAGATCAAGACGGTGGAGTACCTCTGCCGCGGCCTGCCAGCCGTGCTGACGGAGGAGGGCGCCTTCGGCCTGCATGGCGGGGAGGGAAGCGCCTACCTCGTCGGGCGCTCCCGCGCCGCCTACGTCGCCCATCTCCGCGCCCTGATCCGGGACCCGCAGCTTCGGCGGCGCCTCGGCGAGGGCGCCCTGCAATTCGGCCGGACGCGCTTCGGCCCTGCCGCGGCGCGCGCGGCCTGCCGCACCCTGGCCGCGCTGGCCGGCAGCGTGCGGCCGGATGCCGCGCCGCGCCCCGCCTGA
- a CDS encoding glycosyltransferase family 4 protein — translation MRIALLMSHADRSMAGALRDMHFMRFLAAGGAEIAVFRLHPGGAVEQEDFLDGTVPVTFTPSDNPAEIPHRQVSAALLDAVREFAPDAVLLKGLSYRINAALHEALRAAGPAPLTGFVVGGSVTDPLLDRADFVFGEYSEQLNRHFPRFARAGRAFIMPKYVDLDATRPDAQPEPPLHDIVNVGGLHEKRKNQEDVVPFTDSWRVALVGSGSPRPEVKAAVADPAKLTLTGRLNSPEVMALLKRCRIMVHTSRMDGLPRAVVEGMACGLPVVVYSATVNGGFVQGQHGFMVGPEGLRPAVELLLREEGLRRMMGRRARRHVEHNHGLPALERAAHGFLDFLAGAPAPLAGAAVG, via the coding sequence ATGCGGATCGCCCTGCTGATGAGCCACGCCGACCGGTCCATGGCGGGCGCGCTCCGCGACATGCACTTCATGCGCTTCCTGGCGGCGGGCGGGGCCGAGATCGCGGTGTTCCGCCTGCATCCCGGCGGCGCGGTGGAGCAGGAGGACTTCCTGGACGGCACGGTGCCCGTGACCTTCACGCCCTCCGACAACCCTGCGGAGATCCCGCACCGCCAGGTCTCCGCGGCGCTGCTGGACGCGGTGCGGGAGTTCGCGCCGGACGCGGTCCTGCTCAAGGGGCTGAGCTACCGCATCAACGCCGCCCTGCACGAGGCGCTCCGGGCCGCGGGGCCGGCGCCTCTCACCGGCTTCGTCGTGGGCGGCAGCGTGACGGACCCGCTGCTGGACCGCGCGGACTTTGTCTTCGGCGAGTACAGCGAGCAGCTGAACCGCCACTTTCCGCGCTTCGCCCGGGCGGGGCGGGCCTTCATCATGCCGAAATACGTGGATCTCGACGCCACGCGGCCGGACGCCCAGCCGGAGCCGCCGCTGCACGACATCGTCAATGTCGGCGGGCTGCACGAGAAGCGGAAGAACCAGGAGGACGTGGTTCCCTTCACGGATTCCTGGCGCGTCGCCCTCGTCGGCTCGGGCTCGCCGCGGCCGGAGGTGAAGGCGGCCGTGGCCGATCCCGCGAAGCTCACCCTCACCGGGCGCCTCAACTCACCGGAGGTGATGGCGCTGCTGAAGCGCTGCCGCATCATGGTCCACACCTCCCGCATGGACGGGCTGCCGCGCGCGGTGGTGGAGGGGATGGCCTGCGGGCTTCCCGTGGTGGTCTACTCCGCCACGGTGAACGGCGGCTTCGTCCAGGGGCAGCACGGCTTCATGGTGGGGCCGGAGGGGCTCCGGCCCGCGGTCGAGCTGCTGCTGCGCGAGGAGGGGTTGCGCCGCATGATGGGCCGGCGCGCGCGCCGCCACGTCGAGCACAATCACGGCCTGCCGGCGCTGGAGCGCGCGGCGCACGGATTCCTGGACTTCCTGGCCGGGGCGCCGGCGCCCCTGGCCGGCGCCGCGGTGGGCTAG
- the galE gene encoding UDP-glucose 4-epimerase GalE encodes MARYLVTGGAGYVGSHVVLALLERGDDVVVLDNLRQGHRGAVSPGAELVVGELSDHALVRDTLAGWRFDGVLHFAALSLVGESMREPLRYIAENLGNTMWLAEAAVRAGVRRFVLSSTAALFGMPTRIPIDEAENVAPVSAYGESKLMAERGLEWADRVHGLRSASLRYFNAAGADPGGRLGEDHDPETHLIPNAVNAVLGLGPPLTVFGTDYDTPDGTAIRDYVHVADLADAHLRVLDRLVDGPSLRYNVGSGTGASVMEVIAAVERAAGRPVPHTLGPRREGDPPVLVASNEKLRQETGWAPRLGALDDIVGTAYAWRARNPRGYRGLAAEKEAVSA; translated from the coding sequence ATGGCGCGATACCTTGTGACGGGCGGCGCGGGCTACGTGGGCAGCCACGTCGTGCTGGCCCTTCTCGAGCGCGGCGACGACGTCGTGGTGCTGGACAACCTGCGACAGGGGCACCGCGGCGCGGTCTCGCCCGGGGCCGAGCTGGTGGTGGGCGAGCTGTCGGACCACGCGCTGGTGCGGGACACCCTGGCCGGCTGGCGCTTCGACGGCGTGCTGCACTTCGCCGCCCTCTCCCTGGTGGGGGAGAGCATGCGCGAGCCGCTGCGCTACATCGCGGAGAACCTGGGCAACACCATGTGGCTGGCGGAGGCGGCGGTGCGCGCCGGGGTCCGCCGCTTCGTCCTCTCCTCTACCGCCGCCCTCTTCGGCATGCCCACGCGCATCCCGATCGACGAGGCGGAGAACGTCGCGCCCGTCTCAGCCTACGGCGAATCGAAGCTGATGGCGGAGCGCGGGCTGGAATGGGCGGACCGCGTCCACGGGTTGCGCTCAGCCTCGCTGCGCTACTTCAATGCGGCGGGCGCCGATCCCGGCGGGCGCCTCGGCGAGGACCACGACCCCGAGACGCACCTGATCCCGAACGCAGTAAACGCCGTGCTCGGCCTCGGCCCGCCGCTCACCGTCTTCGGCACGGATTACGACACGCCAGACGGCACCGCGATCCGCGACTACGTGCATGTGGCGGACCTGGCGGACGCGCATCTGCGCGTGCTGGACCGGCTCGTGGACGGGCCCTCCCTCCGGTACAATGTCGGCAGCGGGACCGGCGCCTCGGTGATGGAGGTGATCGCGGCGGTGGAGCGGGCCGCCGGCCGCCCCGTGCCCCATACCCTCGGCCCGCGGCGGGAGGGTGATCCGCCGGTGCTGGTCGCCTCCAACGAGAAGCTGCGGCAGGAGACGGGCTGGGCTCCGCGGCTGGGCGCGCTGGACGACATCGTCGGCACGGCCTACGCATGGCGCGCCCGCAACCCGCGCGGATACCGGGGTCTCGCGGCGGAGAAGGAGGCCGTGAGCGCCTGA
- a CDS encoding glycosyltransferase encodes MLTTSRARRLLVLLPNGRFGGAEAHTLRVADAAAAAGMSVTLAAGPALRPALERRGHALLEAALAWRRGLPETARAAQAEAAREAIAAASPDIALLPLPWPDQGGGAMEALAEAGLPTLVVSHLAPGGDEVPAGLDSGALAAAAALRADWVAVSAPTAARLERFLDLPPGRVTTIPNGVDLPAPVDRAAARAALREGLGLPPDTPVALFLGRLDAAKGADHLPELAEAFARRTGGVIACAGTGALEEELRRAAPAGHPLRLLGPRPDPAPLLAGADLLALPSRLEGAPLAFLEAAGHRLPVAASPAALEALGEAAPGVAVLADPEDLAAMADALAACLNPEEAGPRTEAAWRLAASWDGPAMAGRYLARLRGLLLGRPGVAA; translated from the coding sequence ATGCTGACGACCTCCCGCGCGCGCCGGCTGCTCGTGCTCCTCCCTAACGGGCGCTTCGGCGGGGCCGAGGCGCACACGCTGCGGGTCGCCGACGCCGCCGCCGCGGCGGGCATGTCCGTCACCCTCGCCGCCGGCCCGGCGCTGCGGCCGGCGCTGGAGCGGCGCGGGCACGCGCTGCTGGAAGCCGCCCTCGCCTGGCGCCGCGGCCTGCCGGAGACGGCCCGGGCCGCCCAGGCAGAGGCCGCGCGCGAAGCGATCGCTGCCGCGTCGCCGGACATCGCCCTCCTGCCCCTGCCCTGGCCGGACCAGGGCGGCGGCGCCATGGAGGCACTCGCGGAGGCGGGCCTCCCCACCCTCGTCGTCTCCCACCTCGCCCCGGGCGGTGATGAGGTGCCGGCGGGCCTGGATTCGGGGGCGCTGGCCGCCGCCGCCGCGCTGCGCGCGGACTGGGTGGCCGTCTCCGCCCCCACGGCCGCGCGGCTGGAGCGCTTCCTGGACCTGCCGCCAGGCCGGGTGACGACGATCCCGAACGGCGTGGATCTCCCGGCGCCGGTCGACCGCGCCGCGGCCCGCGCGGCGCTGCGCGAGGGGCTCGGCCTGCCCCCGGACACGCCCGTCGCCCTCTTCCTCGGCCGGCTCGACGCGGCGAAGGGCGCGGACCATCTCCCGGAGCTGGCGGAGGCCTTCGCGCGGCGCACCGGCGGGGTGATCGCCTGCGCCGGGACCGGCGCGCTGGAGGAGGAACTGCGGCGGGCGGCGCCGGCCGGGCACCCGCTGCGGCTTCTCGGGCCGCGGCCGGACCCGGCGCCGCTCCTGGCCGGGGCGGACCTCCTCGCCCTGCCCTCCCGGCTGGAGGGCGCGCCGCTCGCCTTCCTGGAGGCCGCCGGCCACAGGCTGCCCGTGGCCGCCAGCCCGGCCGCGCTGGAGGCGCTGGGCGAGGCCGCGCCGGGCGTGGCCGTCCTCGCCGATCCGGAGGACCTGGCCGCCATGGCGGACGCGCTGGCCGCCTGCCTGAACCCCGAGGAGGCCGGGCCTAGGACCGAAGCGGCCTGGCGCCTCGCGGCCTCGTGGGACGGGCCGGCCATGGCCGGCCGCTACCTCGCCCGGCTGCGCGGGCTCCTGCTCGGCCGGCCAGGGGTCGCGGCATGA
- a CDS encoding glycosyltransferase: MSGEAPAAPEIAVVIPAFRQPALLEEAILSVLSQRGPRRVAAVVVDDGCPMPETRAAGLRFAAAHPGRVFLLRRANGGLSAARNTGIDFVLRAWPGCRAVFFLDADNRLGPWLIHRAAALLEASGPGTGWVYPDFDFFGVPGHASAAGEHSLLLHLLENTSDAGSLVSRRVLEAGLRFDEGMRQGFEDWDFWLRAGAAGFRGRHLPMSGFAYRRRAGGMRVEAERRRAAILAGMRGRLRELARPRRLLALESVEVPRFLLFRAGSPGAEPVVDPLRPGRSPLDRPAARRLIVEAARHPQAVHAPPFLLFAAAGALEALAAGRLLHNALWQAEILLRGADAVGIALSAGPPARLGVEREEGMPEDAALLLYRTEAWQDSAPLGASLDSAARRRAGLRVTVPDAPSLPDPRPEAEAEYAALVEAFATRHPDRGEWRGDWRRPRARAHLGYGELIGAGAVLPWVAPDARDVGLAAPVFEMGGVERVLVGYARALRAAGWRPHLVLTGAGRAQLPPDALAAFETVQFPARGGIASGIEGVDPNASYLGAPLPGAPGLGEGALRDAVGQLAPMAAVLATHARGVHAIAGALRTLGIRTAAGLHVVEREAAGAPMGNPHALLAHEGDYDAVAVVSEGLRDWGLAQGIPASKILVLPNGPGHEAAPGAAAAALAAREGREGRLRALFVGRLDPQKGLGRLRDIVALTPWAEWRAAGRAVLARDPEPIPGLEIEPPADGAGVDALLAWADVLVLPSRFEGSPLIILEAQRMGCVPIATRTGAVAEMVANGTDGLLVEAHADPAVAAAFADRLADLSADRGRLRALARAAAARAAALPDLAARTRPLLDWLEAGQDGPADPTT, encoded by the coding sequence ATGAGCGGGGAGGCCCCCGCCGCCCCGGAGATCGCGGTCGTCATCCCCGCCTTCCGCCAGCCGGCGCTGCTCGAGGAGGCGATCCTCTCCGTGCTGTCCCAGCGCGGCCCGCGCCGCGTGGCCGCCGTGGTGGTGGATGACGGCTGCCCGATGCCGGAGACACGCGCGGCAGGGCTGCGCTTCGCCGCCGCCCATCCCGGCCGCGTCTTCCTGCTGCGCCGGGCCAATGGCGGGCTCTCCGCCGCGCGCAACACGGGCATCGACTTCGTCCTGCGCGCCTGGCCGGGCTGCCGCGCGGTCTTCTTCCTCGACGCCGACAACCGCCTGGGGCCCTGGCTGATCCACCGCGCCGCGGCGCTGCTGGAGGCTTCCGGGCCGGGGACGGGTTGGGTCTACCCGGATTTCGACTTCTTCGGCGTCCCCGGCCATGCCTCGGCGGCGGGGGAACACTCCCTCCTCCTGCACCTGCTGGAGAACACGAGCGACGCGGGCAGCCTCGTCTCCCGCCGCGTGCTGGAGGCGGGGCTCCGCTTCGACGAGGGCATGCGGCAGGGCTTTGAGGACTGGGACTTCTGGCTCCGCGCCGGCGCGGCGGGGTTCCGCGGCCGCCACCTTCCCATGTCCGGGTTCGCCTACCGCCGCCGCGCGGGCGGGATGCGGGTGGAGGCGGAGCGGCGCCGCGCGGCGATCCTGGCGGGGATGCGCGGCAGGCTGCGCGAGCTCGCCCGGCCGCGCCGCCTGCTCGCGCTCGAATCGGTGGAGGTGCCGCGCTTCCTTCTGTTCCGGGCGGGGTCGCCCGGCGCGGAGCCGGTCGTGGACCCGTTGCGCCCCGGCCGCTCGCCGCTAGACCGCCCGGCCGCGCGCCGTCTGATCGTGGAAGCGGCCCGCCATCCGCAGGCCGTGCACGCGCCGCCCTTCCTCCTCTTCGCCGCCGCGGGTGCGCTGGAGGCGCTCGCGGCCGGGCGGCTGCTGCACAACGCGCTGTGGCAGGCGGAGATCCTGCTGCGCGGGGCGGATGCGGTGGGCATCGCCCTCTCCGCCGGCCCGCCCGCGCGACTGGGGGTGGAGCGCGAGGAGGGGATGCCGGAGGACGCGGCACTCCTGCTCTACCGCACGGAAGCGTGGCAGGACTCCGCTCCCCTCGGGGCCTCGCTGGACTCCGCGGCGCGGCGCCGGGCCGGGCTGCGCGTCACCGTGCCGGATGCCCCTTCCCTGCCCGATCCGCGGCCGGAGGCGGAGGCCGAGTACGCCGCCCTGGTGGAGGCCTTCGCGACGCGCCACCCCGACCGGGGCGAGTGGCGCGGCGACTGGCGCCGCCCGCGCGCCCGCGCCCATCTTGGCTACGGCGAGCTGATCGGGGCGGGCGCCGTGCTGCCCTGGGTCGCGCCGGACGCGCGGGACGTTGGGCTCGCGGCACCGGTCTTCGAGATGGGCGGGGTGGAGCGCGTGCTGGTCGGCTACGCCCGCGCGCTGCGGGCGGCGGGCTGGCGCCCCCACCTCGTGCTGACCGGGGCGGGCAGGGCGCAGCTGCCGCCCGATGCCCTGGCCGCCTTTGAGACGGTGCAGTTCCCCGCGCGCGGCGGGATCGCCAGCGGGATCGAAGGCGTGGACCCGAACGCCTCCTATCTCGGCGCTCCCCTGCCCGGCGCGCCCGGGCTGGGCGAGGGCGCGCTGCGCGACGCGGTGGGCCAGCTGGCGCCGATGGCCGCGGTGCTGGCCACCCATGCGCGCGGCGTCCACGCCATCGCCGGGGCGCTGCGGACCCTCGGCATCCGCACCGCCGCCGGGCTGCACGTGGTGGAGCGCGAGGCAGCCGGGGCGCCCATGGGCAACCCCCACGCGCTTCTGGCGCATGAGGGCGATTACGACGCCGTCGCCGTCGTCTCCGAGGGGCTGCGGGACTGGGGGCTGGCGCAGGGCATCCCCGCCTCGAAAATCCTCGTTCTTCCCAACGGCCCGGGGCACGAGGCCGCCCCTGGCGCGGCCGCAGCGGCCCTGGCCGCGCGGGAGGGGCGGGAGGGGCGGCTGCGCGCCCTCTTCGTCGGCCGCCTGGACCCGCAGAAGGGCCTCGGCCGCCTGCGCGACATCGTCGCCCTCACGCCCTGGGCGGAGTGGCGGGCCGCCGGCCGCGCGGTGCTGGCGCGGGACCCCGAGCCCATCCCCGGCCTCGAGATCGAGCCCCCCGCCGACGGCGCGGGGGTGGACGCGCTGCTGGCCTGGGCCGACGTGCTCGTCCTGCCCTCCCGCTTCGAGGGCTCGCCCCTCATCATCCTCGAGGCGCAGCGCATGGGCTGCGTGCCGATCGCCACCCGCACCGGCGCAGTGGCCGAGATGGTGGCGAATGGGACGGACGGGTTGCTGGTGGAGGCGCACGCCGACCCGGCCGTGGCCGCCGCCTTCGCCGACCGCCTCGCCGACCTCTCGGCCGACCGGGGCCGCCTGCGAGCCCTGGCGCGCGCCGCCGCCGCCCGCGCCGCCGCCCTGCCGGACCTGGCGGCGCGCACCCGCCCCCTCCTCGACTGGCTCGAGGCCGGCCAAGATGGCCCGGCCGACCCCACGACGTGA